A stretch of DNA from Lujinxingia litoralis:
ATGAACCCGGCCCACCGCGACCGCCTGGCCTTCATGCGCATCACTTCCGGCGTGTTCGAAAAAGACATGCAGGCCACGCTCAAGCGCGACAACCGTCAGCTGAAGCTGGCCTACCCCCAGACCTTCATGGCCTCGGATCGCGACGTCGCTCAGCGCGCGTTTGCCGGCGACATCATCGGCCTCTACGACCCGGGGCACTTCCGCATCGGCGACACCCTCTTCACCGGCGAGCCCGTCGAGGAGACCGAGATCCCCCGTTTTAGCCCGGAGCATTTCGCGGTCGTCGAAATCAAAGAGGCCCTCAAGCGCAAGCAGCTCACCAAAGGCCTCGACCAGCTCTCTGAGGAAGGCACCATTCAGGTCTTCCGCCAGCCGCACCTGGGAGACCTCGACGCGGTCGTCGGAGCCGTCGGTATCCTGCAGTTCGAAGTCCTGCAGCACCGCCTGGAAAACGAGTACAAAGTCAAAGTCCGCCTTCGCCCGCTCAACTTCAAGCACGCCCGCTGGGTCGATGGCGAGGGCTTTGACGAAGACGCGTTTAACCGCGCCGACTACACCAAGGTCCTGCGCGACCGTGACGATCTCCCCATCGTGCTCTTCCGCAACGACTGGGCGCTCAACTACTGCAGCCAGCAGTACCCGGGGCTGCGCTACCTGCCCAACCCGCCGGGCACCCCGGGCCTGGAGGAACTCCACGGCTCGGCGATCTGATCCCGCTCGCGGCCGAAACAGGTTGAGCCACGCGACACAAAAAAGGACGCCCCTTCGGGGCGTCCTTTTTCTTTATATTTCATAAGCTTAGCAACACTTCACATCCAGCCGCCGAGTTCGGCTTTGAGCGGACGCGACATCAGGTCGGTGACCGCCTGACGGGTGTCTTTCCCCTCGTAGATCACCTGGTAGACCTGCTCGCTGATCGGCATCTCCACCCCGATCTTCTCGGCCAGATTATGCACGCTCCGCGAGGTTTTGATGCCCTCGGCGACCATGTTCATCTCACTCAAGATCGCGTCGATGGTCATGCCCTGCCCCAGCTTATAACCCACAGTGCGATTGCGGCTTAAGCCGCCGGTACAGGTGAGCACCAGGTCGCCCATCCCCGCCAGCCCGGTGAGCGTGAGCGGGTTGGCCCCCATCCGCACGCCCAGACGCGTGATCTCGTTGAGACCACGCGTGATCATGCCGGCCGAGGCGTTCAAGCCCAGCTCCATCCCGCTGACCGCGCCGGAGGCAATCGCGATCACGTTTTTAAGCGCCCCGCCGATCTCCACGCCCACCACATCGTTGGACGTGTACGCCCGAAAATACGTGGTGCTGAACACCTGCTGAACCTTCACCGCCAGACGGTGATTGTACGACGCGATGGTCACCGCGGTGGGCTTCTGCGCGGCGACCTCTTTGGCGAAGCTCGGCCCGGAGAGGTAGCACAAAAAGGGGTGGAAGCGCGGGGCGAGCACATCTTCGAGGATCTCGCTGACGAGCATCAAGGAGTCGTTCTCAATCCCCTTGGTCGCGCTGACAATCGGAATGCCATCAGGCAGGTAGGGAGCCGCCTGCCCCATGACCTCGCGGAGCACGTGGCTGGGAGGCACCGAGACGATCATCTCCCGATCGCTCACCGCTTCCTTCATATCATGGGTCGCCCGCAGAGTTTCGGGCAGCCGATGACCGGCCAGATAGGTGGTGTTCTCCCGGCTCTGGTTGATGGACGTCACCAGGTCCGGCTCATGCACCCACATCAGGACCTCGTGGCCCTGATCCGCCAGAAGTTTGGCCAGCGCCGTCCCCCAGGAACCACCTCCGATCACACCGATCTTCATGAGCATCTCCACACATCGCGTACGTGATTAAATAGCAAAACGTTCATTCAGGCGTTGCGTGTACGACGGCGCAACATCCGCAGGGTTTCGGCCGGATGGCCAAACACCTCGTGGAGGCGCTCGTTGGCATCGCGCATCTCCTGAACCAGGTTCTCGGCCAGCGCATCAACCAGGCGCAGCGCCACGGTGTCGCCGGCCTGGAACATCGCCTCAAAACGCTCGCGGTCCAGCTTCAAGACCACGCTGCGCTCCAGGGCCATCGCCGAGCTGTGGTGGTGCCAGGGCCGGGCCAGATAGGCCAGCGCCAAAAAGGCACCGGGGCGAGCGATCTGCTCGACCTTGCGCCCCGAGGGCGGGCGCGTCAGCGCCTGCTCCACGCGTCCCGAGACAAGAATATAACAGGACTGGCCCTGACGCCCGACCGCCCAGAGCATCTCGCGGGGTGCCAGAGTGCGCAGGTCACAGGCGTTGATCAGGCGGTCAAACTCCGCGCCAGTGAGCGCGTTGAAGAAGGGGCGCTCGCGCAGCACCTCGCGCGCCAGGCGGTGGCGATCCATGCTCATGGGCAGCGTCCTGCGTTGCGGTGGCTCAGGCCTTGCGAAGGCGACCGAGCATCTCGTGAAGTTGGCTCTCGAAGGCGTCAATATGGCGATCCGGATCCTCAAAGAGCTCTTGAACCCGCTCGTCGGTCCGGCGGCGGCGCTCTCCCACCGTGCGCGCCAGCTCCAGGATGATCTTATAGGCGGCCAAACTCCCGGCCTGACGCAGGGCCTCAAACGAGGTGCGCCGCAGCTTAAGCACCTGGCCCGCACGCACCACCCCCACAGTGGCCGAACGTGGTCCGCCTTCGATAAGCGACATCTCTCCGACCACTGTTCCCTGCTCCAACGTGGCCAGGACCACCTTCTCTCCCACTGGCGAGACGGCGGAAACTTCCAGCTGGCCGGAACACACGATGTAGAGAGCATCGGAGTCATCCCCCTGCTCAAAGAGCAGGTCGCCGACCTCGGTGGCCTCGGTGGTGCAGGCTTCTTTCACCCTGGCGAGTTCCTCGGCGCTCAGGTGCTGGAAAAGCTCCAGTGATGTGAAAACCGAGCTCTCCAGAGGGGATTCGCCAGCAGGGGTTGAGCTCATAGGGGACTCAATCAGAGGGCAGAATACAGGCGCAACAGGTGCGCAACCAT
This window harbors:
- a CDS encoding cyclic nucleotide-binding domain-containing protein — protein: MSSTPAGESPLESSVFTSLELFQHLSAEELARVKEACTTEATEVGDLLFEQGDDSDALYIVCSGQLEVSAVSPVGEKVVLATLEQGTVVGEMSLIEGGPRSATVGVVRAGQVLKLRRTSFEALRQAGSLAAYKIILELARTVGERRRRTDERVQELFEDPDRHIDAFESQLHEMLGRLRKA
- a CDS encoding Crp/Fnr family transcriptional regulator, with the protein product MSMDRHRLAREVLRERPFFNALTGAEFDRLINACDLRTLAPREMLWAVGRQGQSCYILVSGRVEQALTRPPSGRKVEQIARPGAFLALAYLARPWHHHSSAMALERSVVLKLDRERFEAMFQAGDTVALRLVDALAENLVQEMRDANERLHEVFGHPAETLRMLRRRTRNA
- a CDS encoding NAD(P)H-dependent glycerol-3-phosphate dehydrogenase, encoding MKIGVIGGGSWGTALAKLLADQGHEVLMWVHEPDLVTSINQSRENTTYLAGHRLPETLRATHDMKEAVSDREMIVSVPPSHVLREVMGQAAPYLPDGIPIVSATKGIENDSLMLVSEILEDVLAPRFHPFLCYLSGPSFAKEVAAQKPTAVTIASYNHRLAVKVQQVFSTTYFRAYTSNDVVGVEIGGALKNVIAIASGAVSGMELGLNASAGMITRGLNEITRLGVRMGANPLTLTGLAGMGDLVLTCTGGLSRNRTVGYKLGQGMTIDAILSEMNMVAEGIKTSRSVHNLAEKIGVEMPISEQVYQVIYEGKDTRQAVTDLMSRPLKAELGGWM